The following proteins come from a genomic window of Kwoniella bestiolae CBS 10118 chromosome 3, complete sequence:
- a CDS encoding mitochondrial 54S ribosomal protein uL13m: MSASKGKTALALTRVWHHTDAQNRVLGNLASRIAWVLMGKHKPTYDPAVDAGDYVVVSNASNVHLTGKKSTDKVYYSHTGYMGGLKAVPITRMRERRPEEIIRRAVSGMLPKNTFRDRRLERLKIFAGPAPEVYANNSLTTWRDQVGLRTSQPGQAGGEASKVGA, translated from the exons ATGTCGGCAAGCAAAGGCAAG ACCGCTCTCGCTCTCACTCGAGTATGGCATCATACAGATGCTCAGAATAGAGTCCTCGGTAATCTTGCAAGCAGAATAGCATGGGTGTTGATGGGCAAGCACAAGCCAACATACGATCCAGCGG TTGATGCTGGAGATTATGTTGTTGTTTCCAATGCATCGAATGTTCACCTGacggggaagaagagtacCGACAAGGTCTACTACTCGCACACTGGATATATGGGAGGATTGAAGGCGGTACCCATAACgagaatgagggagaggaggccagaggag ATCATACGGCGAGCAGTTTCAGGAATGTTACCGAAGAACACCTTCCGAGATCGACGTCTGGAACGTCTAAAAATCTTCGCTGGACCGGCACCGGAGGTGTACGCCAATAACTCCTTGACGACATGGAGGGATCAGGTCGGTTTGAGAACGTCGCAACCGGGACAggcaggaggagaagcatCGAAAGTTGGCGCATAG
- a CDS encoding small nuclear ribonucleoprotein Sm D2, producing MLVADSLPLIPSYFPHISQYAHVPKSELDEAQIKELEEYEISQGPLSVLQQAVRNSSQVLISLRNNKKLLARVKAFDRHCNMVLENVKEMWTETPKGKGKKPVNKDRFISKMFLRGDSVILVLRNAA from the exons ATGCTTGTTGCTGACTCCCTTCCGCTCATTCCCTCGTACTTTCCCCATATTAGTCAATACGCCCACGTACCCAAATCAGAGCTCGACGAAGCGCAAATAAAAGAATTGGAGGAGTACGAGATCTCCCAGGGACCATTATCAGTCTTACAGCAAGCTGTCCGAAACTCATCCCAGGTTTTGATCTCTTTGCGAAATAACAAGAAGCTGCTGGCGAGGGTGAAAGCTTTTGATAGGCATTGTAATATGGTGTTGGAAAATGTaaaggag ATGTGGACGGAAACACcgaaaggaaagggaaagaagcCAGTGAACAAGGATAGGTTTATCTC AAAAATGTTCCTTCGAGGTGATTCTGTCATCCTCG TTCTCCGTAACGCTGCATAG
- a CDS encoding histone acetyltransferase ESA1 — MAPSTPSTPHGGGRAGSEGGSPAPTFAAPGTYSLEDVVPGVKIFVRKPLPNGQDEQRKAEILSERPKPKPSAFAPPPPPDAPPPDPRDDTEYYVHYVEFNKRLDEWVGGSRLILDKEMEWPKPKEEEKKKREKVGKATPGASTPTRTTGSPRPSSSLLKKAATKAASAVGKAQHPLSKSTPSGKISQKRKGKEDVGLDADGDEEGDEDEDASVDADGDISMAGSEGDLDGDGEIDLSGPQNPQAAPKVFSKKQEIEKLRTSGSMTQSHSEVSRVKNLDKLQMGKHEVETWYFSPYPVEYAHLPVLYICEFCLLYYPSFTQLKRHRSKCTLLHPPGNEIYRYDDISFFEIDGRRQRTWCRNLCLISKCFLDHKTLYYDVDPFMYYCMTIKDEFGCHLIGYFSKEKESPEGYNVACILTLPQHQRKGYGRLLIEFSYELSKVEGKLGSPEKPLSDLGLLGYRAYWQEKIVELLLNSDDEISLEEIAQKTAITHGDIMHTCQALQMIKYYKGGHIIHLTDAVLEQHRKTMSKNRRSINPAALKWKPPVFSRAQLAFGF; from the exons ATGGCTCCCTCTACGCCTTCCACGCCGCACGGGGGTGGAAGGGCTGGTAGCGAAGGTGGTTCACCTGCACCCACTTTCGCCGCACCAGGTACTTACAGTCTAGAG GATGTCGTACCCGGAGTCAAAATATTCGTTCGAAAACCTTTGCCAAACGGTCAAGACGAACAACGAAAGGCAGAGATCTTATCAGAACGACCTAAACCCAAGCCATCCGCCTtcgcaccaccaccacctcctgatGCCCCCCCTCCTGATCCCCGAGACGATACAGAGTACTACGTCCATTATGTCGAGTTCAATAAGCGATTGGATGAATGGGTCGGTGGAAGTAGGTTGATACTGGATAAAGAGATGGAGTGGCCTAAAcccaaggaagaggaaaagaagaaaagagagaaagttGGGAAAGCTACGCCTGGTGCTTCAACGCCGACAAGAACAACCGGATCACCTAGACCTTCGAGTAGTCTGTTGAAGAAGGCAGCTACCAAAGCTGCTTCTGCTGTTGGGAAGGCACAGCATCCCTTGTCTAAGAGTACTCCTTCAGGAAAGATATCTCAGAAAAGAAAGGGTAAAGAGGATGTTGGTTTAGATgcggatggagatgaggaaggggacgaagatgaggatgcCTCTGTAGACGCTGATGGAGATATCAGTATGGCAGGGTCagaaggtgatttggatggagatggagagatcGACTTATCTGGACCTCAGAACCCTCAAGCGGCACCCAAAGTGTTCTCAAAGAAACAGGAGATAGAAAAACTGAGAACATCAGGTTCGATGACCCAATCCCATTCCGAAGTTAGTCGAGTCAAGAATTTAGATAAACTTCAAATGGGTAAACACGAAGTTGAGACTTGGTATTTCTCCCCCTATCCTGTCGAATACGCCCATCTTCCCGTCCTTTACATCTGCGAGTTCTGTCTGCTCTATTACCCCTCTTTTACCCAACTGAAACGACACAGATCCAAATGTACGCTACTCCATCCGCCAGGAAACGAGATCTACCGATACGACGATATATCCTTTTTCGAGATTGACGGAAGACGTCAGAGGACATGGTGCAGGAATCTATGTCTGATATCGAAATGCTTTTTGGATCACAAGACGCTGTACTACGATGTCGACCCTTTCATGTACTACTGCATGACCATCAAGGACGAATTCGGATGTCACCTCATCGGTTACTTCTCGAAGGAAAAGGAATCGCCGGAAGGGTACAACGTAGCGTGTATCTTGACTTTACCTCAGCATCAACGTAAAGGTTATGGTAGATTGTTGATTGAGTTTTCCTACGAGTTGTCAAAAGTGGAAGGGAAGTTGGGAAGTCCAGAGAAACCATTATCAGATTTAGGTCTTTTAGGTTATCGGGCGTATTGGCAGGAGAAGATCGTGGAGTTGCTATTGAatagcgatgatgagatcagtCTGGAGGAAATCGCTCAGAAGACCGCAATCACCCATGGTGATATCATGCATAC CTGCCAAGCACTCCAAATGATCAAGTACTATAAAGGTGGACACATCATCCATCTGACCGACGCTGTGTTGGAACAACATCGAAAGACCATGTCGAAGAATAGGAGATCCATCAATCCCGCCGCTCTCAAGTGGAAACCACCCGTCTTCAGTCGTGCACAATTAGCTTTTGGGTTTTAA